The DNA segment ATCTATAGAGCTGTTATAGTGGTTGACATAATTGCTTGAATTGGTAGGCGATGTTCCGAACCAGACTTCGCCACCTCCGTTACGGCCTGTTCTCAATACCAAAGAGCCTAATAAATTGGGCGCAGCAGCAGCAACATTATAAGCATATCCTTCAAATGCAGCAATAGATCTTCCATTTCCCACAACCGTAGGTGAAGCAGGTGTTCCACCCGTCATCACATTGTGATACGCGATAGACTGCGAAGTACTGGAACCCGAAAACAGCCCGACATTGATATCAGCATCGCCCTGGCCGGCTATAGACAACAGATCTATAGGATCAGCAGTACCAATGCCAACTTTTCCATCCGATTTTACGACAAAATCATTGAGTTCCTGGGTAGCCGTAGAAATGGCAGCATTATCCTTACCTCCGTCAATATGAAAAATACCTTTAGGTGTTGTAGTGTTTATACCCACCTGAGCACTGAATAGCAGGGGGCAAAACAAAAGTAATAAGACTTTGTTTTTCATCATTTTATATTTTTTTGAACCCCAAATGTACAAATTTGTTTAAATTAAAAATAAAAAGTGTCAAAATTTCACATTAAAAATAAAAATCTGCCATTTCAGCCACTCAAAAATGGTTGGCATACAATTAGCGAATTAGAAGACAGAAATAATTAAAAAATTAAATATATTATGTCAGTAAACTTTAAACCATTAGCAGACAGAGTTTTGATCGAGCCGATCGCTGCAGAAACTAAAACAGCTTCAGGTATTATTATTCCGGACACCGCAAAAGAAAAGCCGCAGGAAGGTACTGTGGTGGCAGTAGGCCCTGGAAAAAAAGATGAGCCTACAACTGTTAAAGTAGGTGACAAAGTTCTTTATGGAAAATATTCAGGTTCTGAATTAAAACTGGAAGGAAAAGATTATTTAATTGTAAAAGAAGGAGATCTTTTAGGAATAATCGGCTAATAGCTGATGGCTTTTGGCTAATGGCTTTCCAGCATTGAAACTAGCAAAATAAGAGATTTTAAAAAGTTTGAAGTTTGGCAATTGAGTTATCAATTAACTTTAAAAATTTATACTGCAACCAAAAAAAACTTTCTAAAGAAGAAATTTTTGGATTAAACTCTCAGATCAGAAGATCATTTTGCTTCAATCGGATTTAATATTTCAGAAGGAAGTGGAAGAAATTCTGATAAAGAATTTGCTAATTTCATCAATATTGCATTAGGATCGTCCAACGAAGCCGAAAACCAGTTAATTCTTGCTAAAGATTTGGATTACATTGAGGAAAATGATTATCAAAATCTTTTATCCGGATTAACAACCTTAAAAAAGAAGCTTGCAACACTTTGGAACAGGCTAAACGGAAATTAAAAAATCAAATTATAAAAATAAACCGCGAATTGCTGAAGCCAAAAGCTAAAAGCAAATCGCCAAAAGCTTAAAACAATGGCAAAAGAAATAAAATTCGATATTGAATCAAGAGACGCTTTAAAAAGAGGGGTAGATGCATTGGCTAATGCAGTAAAAGTAACGTTAGGTCCAAAAGGAAGAAACGTGGTGATCGAAAAATCTTTCGGTGCTCCTCACGTAACCAAAGACGGGGTTTCTGTTGCAAAAGAAATCGAACTTGAAGACAAAGTTGAAAATATGGGTGCTCAGATGGTGAAGGAAGTGGCTTCCAAAACCAATGACATCGCGGGTGACGGTACGACTACCGCTACCGTTTTGGCACAGGCTATCGTAAGAGAAGGTCTTAAAAACGTAGCTGCTGGTGCCAACCCAATGGATCTTAAAAGAGGAATCGACAAAGCGGTAACTGCTGTTGTTGAAAACCTTAAATCTCAGTCTAAAACAGTGGGTGATTCTACGGAAATGGTAAAACAGGTTGCTTCCGTATCTGCTAACAACGACGAAACAATCGGTGCTTTGATCGCTGAAGCTTTCGGAAAAGTAGGTAAAGAAGGAGTAATCACCGTAGAAGAAGCAAAAGGAATCGATACAACGGTAGACGTTGTAGAAGGAATGCAGTTCGACAGAGGATACCAGTCGCCGTATTTCGTGACCAACCCTGAAAAAATGTTGGCTGAACTTGAAAATCCATACATCCTTTTAGTGGAGAAAAAAATCTCTTCTATGAAAGAATTACTTCCTGTTCTTGAGCCGATTGCTCAGGGAGGTAAATCTCTATTAATCATCTCTGAAGAAGTAGAAGGTGAAGCTTTGGCAACTTTAGTGGTAAACAAATTAAGAGGTTCTCTAAAAATTGCTGCCGTTAAAGCTCCTGGATTTGGGGACAGAAGAAAAGCAATGTTGGAAGATATCGCAATCTTAACTGGTGGACAGGTAATTTCTGAAGAGCAAGGTTTCACTATGGAAAACATCTCTTTGGATATGCTGGGAACTGCTGAAAAAGTTTCTATCGATAAAGACAACACAACTATTGTAAACGGTGGTGGTGAAGACAGCAAGATCAAAGGTAGAGTAAACCAGATCAAAGCGCAGATGGAAACGACTACTTCTGATTACGACAGAGAAAAGCTTCAGGAAAGATTGGCTAAATTAGCCGGTGGTGTTGCTGTTCTTTACGTTGGTGCTGCTTCTGAAGTAGAAATGAAAGAGAAAAAAGACAGAGTAGATGATGCACTTCACGCAACAAGAGCTGCCGTTGAAGAAGGTATCGTTGCAGGTGGTGGTGTTGCTTTGGTAAGAGCGATTGCTGCTTTGGAAAACCTTACAGGAATCAATTCTGACGAAAGTACAGGGATCAAAATCGTAAAAAGAGCCATTGAAGAGCCATTGAGACAAATCGTTGCCAACGCAGGGGGTGAAGGTTCTGTAATCGTTGCGAAAGTAGCAGAAGGACAAGGTGACTTCGGGTACAACGCAAAAACCGACGAGTATGTAAACATGCTTGAAGCAGGAATCATCGACCCTACGAAAGTAACAAGAGTAGCTCTTGAAAACGCAGCTTCCGTATCCGGAATGTTATTAACCACTGAATGTGTGATCACTGAAGTGAAAAAAGACGAACCGGCCATGCCAATGGGCGGAGGAATGCCAGGAATGATGTAATGGCGTGTCGCCAAGACAATTTATATACTAACCGTTCTGATTTTCAGAGCGGTTTTTTGTTTAAATTATTATTTTGCAAAGGAAATAATATATTTATGTCTAAAGATCTACAAGTAAATAGCTAAAACAAAAAAAATACTATAGCAATTATATATTAGAGTAATATGTAAATTTATATATTCGTTGCAATTTCACAACAATACTATGGAAAAAAAGAAAAATTTAGGTATAGAATTAAAGAGACTGATTTCTCAAAAACCTTTAGAAAACACTGATTATTATCAACTTTCAGTATATTCTGAGGAAAATAACAAATTCAATTACACCATTATGACAAATTGGTGTGGAAATGATGAAAATAATCCATTGATTGAAATAAGAGAGCCCTCTCTAATTATGCCAGATATTGCAATTCAACTTTTTAAAGATGTTAAAGAACCATTGTTAGTTATTAATAACAAAACTGATTTGGGATATTTTATGAATTTATTTGGCGGTAATGGACTAATTACAAAAAAACTATGTGAATTATATCTATCAGAATTAATTAAACCCAAAAAAAATGTAAAGACCTATTATGGAGGTTATCACAACATAGAGTCGATTCCAAAAACTAAATTCAACAGAGCAGCCAACCCCAAATTAAGGATGAGAATTCTTAAGAGAGATAACTTAAGATGTAAAGTTTGTGGAGCTTCTCCTCAAAATAATGAGCACGTAGAATTACATTTACATCATATAACTCCCCATTCTCACTGTGGTTTAACAGAAGAAAAGAATCTTATAACATTATGTCATACATGTCATAAAGGACTTGAACCACATTTAGATTATTCACTATATTCATTGATTGATGTTGGTATGTTTTCAGATTATACATATCAAGATGAATATATACAAAGAATAAAAAATAACATCAAATTAGGAATTGAAAGAATAAAGAAAAAACTGTAGCTATTGTTTAATTTATAAGTAACCACATAAAAAGATTCGTAAGGTAGTACGAAAATAGTATATTAATTTAATGATTAATAAATATGTAAATTTAGATACGAAATGTAAGTTATGAGAAATAATGTCATAGAAAAGATTAGTTATTTTTATCAAGATAGAATTGATTTCATTTATAAAATCTTAGAGACTTTCGCAAAAATTGAATTTGATTTAGAAATGTCTTCAATCTCACTGACAAAATCTGAAGGTATAATGGAAGATGGAATTTTAAAAATAAATCTTTCAGATTCTAATCACTATAATGTTAAAATTATTTTCAATGAAATTCTTGAAGATTTTTTTTGTTCACTTGATTTACTAAAAACAGCATATTTTAAACAATCCTTACAAGTAGTTCGAAATATATTGGAATTATGCACAATGCAACTTTATTTTACTCATAACATTGAAGAGACTTCTAACTGGAAATATGGGAAAAGAGGTATAGAAAAAATATTCAAAATGACTGGAAAATTAAAAAATCAGGTCAATTCCGATATGAAAAGTACTTTATTAGAAATAGATAAATTTTACAATCTATTAAATCGATCAACTCATTCACACAAATTAAATTTAAATATTTATTCTATTCATAAATTTGATATTATGGGAACATATGGATTTGAGTATAAAGCATTTCAAAATTCTTATTTAATCATATTGTGTTGTTTAAAAATATTCTTGAAAATTTATGAATCGTATATATTTATATTGGATGAAGGTTTTTTTAAACAGAATATAAAAAACACACTTGAAGAAATTAAAGAGAAACTACAAATATTTGAAGATGATATAGAAAACTACAAAAAAGGTGATTATGAAAACGGAGAAGGTTATCTTATATATAGAAAACATATGGTAATTAATGGAAAACAATATTTATATTCATTTTCAGCTAGTAATCAAATCATTTGGAATTCTAAAAAGAAAGGATTGAACAAAGATTTTAAAAAAATATACGCAGAAATTGATAAATATTTAATCAGAAAAATAAAATGTAGCTAGCATTACATTGGCATAATGCATTGTGAAACTAATGTAAATACCTCTTGGCAAAAGTTTCTAAACTTGTCATTTCACTCTCAAAGCAAAAATCATTTCAAATCCACCAGCTCCCCCAAAGAAATTTCCAAAGCATTCGCCAATTCCAGCAAAGTATAAAGCGTAGGATTTACTTTTCCGTTCTCAAGCTTTTCAATCAACTTGCGCGAGACTTTCGTACATCTCCGTTGGTTTCCCACAACTTGCGTAAGACTTCCGTAGTCCTCCGGAGGTTTCCCGCAAGTTGCGCAAGACTTCCGTAGATCTCCGGAAGTGTAAAACAAGGGTGTTTGTAACCTCCGTACACTGCATTTGGTTTCCTGCAAGTTGTGGGAGACTTCCTGCAACTGCATTTAGTTATAAACATACTTGTTGGTAACCTCCTGCAATTGCATTTGGTTTCCTGCAAGCTGTGGGAGACTTCCTGCAGCTGCATTTCATCATAAACACATCTGTTGGTAACCTCCTGCAAATAGTACCCTAATGGGTTATTGATTCACTTTTGTTCCGGCTCTAATTTTACAAATAAAAACGGGGATGCTAAAAACCGGGAACAGAGTAAGCCACAACTAAAAATTAGAGCTATGAAAAACTTATTGATCGCCATTACATTATGCACAAGCTGCATTGCCTATTCTCAATGCAATTTTGACCAGACCGCATTTGACGGTATTGCTGCAAAGTATCAAAATGACTTTACTACATTAGAAAAAAGATCGCAGGACATTGCAGACGAAGCGCCGAATCCCAATGCTGTAGGAGCTGCAATAAATATGGACTTTGATTTTAAAATGGTCCGTAAAGACTTTTCATGCAGCATACCGCAGATAACGATGAAGGACAAAAAACTATCATTCGACACACCACAGGTTACCATGAAACTGAAATCCATAAAATTTAAAAAACCTGTAACCAAGATGGTACTAAAGAAAACGGGACAATATCCGGTGTTCAAAGGATGGACTGTAAAATGGAAAGACATAAAAACTTCAGTGCCGGTAGTGACCATGGAAGAACAGGAAATTAAAACAAAAATACCCGAAGTAAAAGTAGAAACCACCAACATTATAACCGCCATCCCTGAAATAAAAATGGTGAAAAAGGACATGTCTCTCAATTTGCCATCGGTAACGGTAAAAAAGATATCAGCAGAAGTAAAAAAAATAGAAGACCGTGCAAAAGGTATTTCTGTGGAAAGTGAAAAGCTTCAGGAATCTCAAAACGAAGAATTTGCACAGGCCATCCATAAAAGTTTTGAATGTCAGCGAACAGATTTGATTGTTTCCAGGACAAATCTGGAAAGTGAATTCTCAACCTCTGTTTCAGAAATTGAAAACAGTATTGCCCAGTTAAGAGCTAATGGCTTAAATCCTGAATCCATAAAGGGTGATCAGGGTGAAGATATCAACCTTATTGCGATCAGAGATGAACTGCTTTTAAAAAAGAAAGAAGCTTTTGAACAGATTGATGCAGCCATCGAAAAAATGAATACGGAAGAAAAAAATGCAATCAGTATGCTGGCAAAGAAAACAGAAGCTTAACGGCGTATCACTGAAACAGTTTCATACTGCTAACCGTTCTGATTTTTCAGAATGGTTTTTTGTTTTACAAAATCGGGTATCATAGGCAAGATTAAAAACGTGCAGCTGTTTTGCTTTTTCTATTCTTCACTTCAAAATTTTGGTTTAAGTTTGTGCTATAGAAATATGGCTTCATTCCTTCTTTTTTATTCAAATTATTTGAAGGCTCGTTGCACATACTTCTGTGTCACACATAATTTAAATAACATTCGCTAACCATGAAATTCAGATTAACTTTTGCCATTCTTCTATTGGTTTTTTCTCACATATTTTCACAAACAAAACTTTTTGAAAGTATCAAAAATGAAAATTCAGATTCACTGAAAATAATCGGGATGTATTATAACTGGGATCAAAACAAAACATATGAGAAATATAATTTTTACATAACCGATAAAAAAACCATCGATTCTCTCATTAATAATACCTACTATAATGGATTAACAGAAAATATATCTGAACAAAACAATTTTTCAATTATTGTAACCAAGAATAATCAAATTCTTGATCGATGGTCTGTAAGTCCCAAATTTGAAAATATTAATATAAAAGGAAAGTCTCACAAATTTGATATTTCAACATTGGCCAGGCTTGCCGAAAAATTTCCATTCAAATACAACTGGTATAAGCAGGAATTCAAAAACAGAGCAGAGTTCGAAAAGTTTTACAGCAATAAAATAAAGGATAAGAATACATTATTTATTTACAAACCGGACTTTATCTATGAGGGATCTTTCGAGATCCAATTCCCTAAAAATGAAACATTTCTTCACCCAAAAGCTATTGATGAATATTTAAGACCCAAAATAGAGAAAATAGCCAAAGATGAAAAATTTAGCATTGGCTATGTCCTGACAGAATTTAACATGAAAAACAGAGATCAGTACACCATGACGGTTTCGGGTTCAAAAAATATTTTTAACAAGCTAAAGGAAACGCAAGGAAAAAAAGGAAACTGGACGCCCACAAAACTGGAAGCCCAGATATTTGAGAAAACAGAATTTTGAGTTATGAATAAAGTAAAATTCAGACATCATCTCAATGAAGCAACAAAGCTTTTATTTGAATTAACAAAGACACTTTGCTATAATAATCTTAAAGACGACTCTAGATACATAATAACTCCAAACTCACGGACAGTTGATGAGCACTTAAATGAAAAAGAAATTGTTATCTTAAAAACATGGAATCAATATGAAGGTAAACTTTTAACAGCCGAGCAGATAATTGATCTTCTTTACCATGATAATAAAGTACCTGTCTGGATTAATATGACAATAGATGAAGCAAGACCTGATATAACCGTAATAGATTTGCTTTGTAGCAGACGGCTTAGAGATGAAACCGAATTGATGCATCCGGGAGTTCCACCATTTCACATACAAGTTGCAATACCTCCGGACAATTTAAAAATAGAAGTTGATGGAAGGTTTGATATTAATTGGAAAAAAAAGCATGACGAAAACCAAAAACCTAAAGGAATTTTAAATACTTTGAAAAAATTGATAAAGAAAAACTGATTTCCGCAGACATAAGCGTCCCGATCGTACCTACCAACCGCTGGCGCGAGTGTCTCACTCGTGCCTACAACACAAACCCAATCTCGCGGATTTGTAATTAGTGAGAAGCCATGAGAAGCAACAATACACATCCGGCAAAAGAAAAATGAGCTCACCATTAGGGTTTCCAAATAACATCCTGAAAACAGCATTGGTTCCCTGCAAGTTGTGGAAGACATTCTGCAATTGCAGTTGGTTTCCCGCAGTTTGTGCGAGACTTCCGTAGATCTCCGGAAATGTGAAACAATTAAATATCGTTCTCAATTATTTCATCATCTTTTATTTACCAAAGTTCTATTTTATTACTTTTGCTGCAAAAATCAAACTGATAAAAACATTCAAACTATCGATGGAAGAAAATTTTAAGAACTATGAGAAAACAATTATAAGAAAGCACAGAATCAGTTTTTCTCCAAAATACAAAGAAGAATTTAAAACATCCGTTAATGAGATTATCTTTATGGCAATTGCAGAAAAAGCCTGTGAAAAACTGGGATGGGACATCATTTATACGGATGATTTCAACATAGAAGCAAAACGTAAGGAAGCAGGCTGGATGAATGACCGCTGGACGGAAATCATTACCGCAACCTACAAAAACGGGAATATTTCTGTAAAAAGTGAATCTCTGGGTAACGAAATCTGGGATGCAGGCAAAAACTCAAAACGAGTAAAATTGTTTATCTATGCCTTTCAGGAAACCTTAAAAACCTTCGATCAAAAAGCACTCCAGGAACTGGAAAAGGAAGCAGAGAGAAAAAAAAACTGGGATGATTATATCATTCCGGAAACTTTACCAAAACCAGTACAGACAAAAAATCCTGACTTTGCCATTCCGTTATTCGGTGGTTTATTCACTTCCCTTATTCTTGGGTTTGCAGTAGCATTTCTTTCAGCAAAAGGGATTTACTTAATCGGCTTATTTGAATTTCTGGTAGCAACAGCGCTTGTTTTTGCCATGAAATATTTCATAAGATTTTCAAACTATACCGATTTAAAAAAGCTGCAGTATCTGCTAGCCACTATGATCATATTAGTATATGCCTCAAATCAATATTTTCAGTACGAAATAATTCTTCGTAGTAACAATCTGGAAAGGATTGGATTCTGGAGATTTTTACTGATCAGGTTTTCCGGTGGTTTTACTGTAAACAAGACAAATTTGGGCTGGATCGGCTGGATCCTTATCTGGATTGTACAGTTAGGATTAACCGGCCTTATCACTTATCTGAAAATAGTGGTTGTTCTTACAAAATATATCCTTGAAAGAGTACCGGTCGAAGTAGTAGATTTTGCCTGTTATCATTCTATTAAAAATAAATCAGAGGAGGAAATCAGAAGAGAACTTGCGGAAAAAGGATGGTCGGATAAAAAAGATCAGGATGAGGTTTTTGATGCTATAGCAGGTCTTCTGAATGCCACCGCATTGAAAAGAATTAAATAAATAGCTTTACATAAGTTGCGGTATACTCTCTCGGGGAAGACAAAAAAACCGGACTAAACCTGAGCGGACTAAACCAAAAACCGCCGAATTTATTTGTAGAGGAATTAACAAGAGAATGTATTCACAGTACTATTGATGATTTACTTACAATTGATGATTTAGAAAAAGTTTTGAATCCAAATATTCGTAAGAAATAACTAGGTATTCCTATTGCCACTTATGAATCAATCCGTAAATATAGACGCTTCCAGCAATCAATCAATATCCGTATGAGACAACTATTTTTAGTGATTCTGTTTTTTATGAATTATAATATATACTCTCAAAGTATATTAACAGTTCTGAACTTCAATAAAAAAAATGAATTCAAGTCTGAAAATCCAGTTTTAGAAACAACAACCCAAACAACTTTTTTTAATACAAACGGTATTGAGCAGAAGAGAGATGTGCAAATTTATAATGAAAAGAACGAAGTTACTTCTGAACTTAGATATGATGAAAACGGTGATCTAAAACAGCGCTTAACAAGAGTATATGACAGTACAGGTACGCGATGTCTAAACAGGAAGATAGAAAACTGGCATCCTTTATTAGGCCATTTTTATGACACTTATTATTATGGTTATGATAATAAAGGTTTTCTTAATAGTATTATTGAAAAAGATCAAAATGGTAAAATAGTCCGAAAAACAATTGTAATTAACAATGATAAGGGAAATCCAATAGAACTTACTATCTTAATTGGAAATCAAGTTCAAGGAAAAGAAATTGCAAAATATGACTACGAAAAAAATGAAGTTACAATTCAATACTTCAATAAAAATGATGAAATTATTAATTCTCAAAGGTCTAAAATTGAATTCTCAAAAGAGTCAGCCCAGAGATACTGTAAACGAGTACGGAGATGTGATCAAATCCATTAAATTTGAAATTAGAATCAAGTATGATAAGTTTGGTAATTGGATCAAAAAAGTTTATTACAGATTTGTTAATGGAAAGACTATAAAAGAATCTGAAAGTACAAGAGCAATTAAATATGGTAAATAATCAAATACACTTGTTATCAATAAGTGTTTACCATCCTCCGCTGGCGCGAGTGTCTCACTCGTGCCTACCAACTAAAACTATTCATTCTCACCATTCAGGCGCTTCAGAATAACCGTCCGCAAATGTTCTTCATGGGTATCGCCCCAATTTCCCAACGCCGCAATGACGGGAATCAATGTTTTTCCGAAATCCGTTAGGCTGTACTCTACTTTGGGCGGGACTACCGGATAGATTTTTTTGGTAATCAATTCATGATCTTCCAGTTCTTTCAGCTGAATATTCAATACGCGTCTGGTGGCATCCGGGATTTTTCGCTGCAGCTCGCTCGGACGCAGATGTCCCTGATGAATAAACCACAGCAAACGGATTTTCCATTTGCCGTACAGCACTTCGCCTATTAGATCCAAACCGCAATTCAGGTTGGGTAAAATTTTCCGTTCATACATAAAGCAAATGTATACCTATGTTCCAAATTGTGCAATAGGGGAAAAATTGTTCCCTATCCGAATCGTAATTCCGTACTTGTGAGGCGCGTACATAAGTCTCAACTTTGCCATAACAAAACAATCAAAATGGAACAGCAATTTAATTTCAACAATGAACTGTCAGGCAAAATCGCATTGGTAACCGGAGGTACAAAAGGAGCCGGAAAAGCAATTGCAGAAAGGCTTTTACAGGCCGGTGCAACAGTCATCATTACCGCAAGAAACACTCCCGAAGAGGAAAATGGAAACCTGCATTTTATTGCAGCGGATTTAAGCAAATCAGAAGGTTCACAAAAAGTAGTCAGCGAAGTGCTGACAACCTATGGAAGGCTCGATATCCTGGTAAACAACCTCGGTTCTTCCGAAACACCCGCGGGAGGTTTTGCCGTATTAACGGATGAAAACTGGGAATCAACGCTTCAGGCCAACCTGCTTGCTCCCGTTCGTCTGGACAGAGGATTCTTACCCCAAATGATCGGTCAGAAAAGCGGTGTTATTATCCACATTGCTTCTATTCAGGGTAAACTGCCGCTGTATGATTCTACTTTGCCTTATGCCGCTGCCAAAGCGGGATTAATCAATTACAGTAAAAGCTTATCCAATGAAGTAACGCCAAAAGGGGTTCGTGTGCTGACGGTTTCTCCGGGATGGATCAATACACAGGCATCGGTAGCATGGCTGGGCGAGATCGCAAGAAATGCAAATACTACTGTAGAAGAAGCGCAGCAGGGTGTCATGGATGCATTAGGCGGAATCCCTTACGGAAGACCCGCCGAACCGGAAGAAGTAGCGGAATTAGTCGGCTTTCTTGTTTCGCCGAGAGCTGCTTATTTAACAGGAACCAATTTTGTCATCGACGGCGGAACCATACCAACCATTTAATCAACTTAAAATTTTAATACAATGAATTTACCAAACGCAGTAACCGAATTAGTAAAAGCGCAGAACAATTTCGACAGCGCAGCATACGCCAACTGTTTTACCGAAACAGCCGTAGTGTTTGATGAAGGAAAGACACACAACGGAAGAACCGAAATAAAAGACTGGATCGACAAAGCCAATAAAGAATACCAGGCAACGATGAAACCGTTAGACTATTCGGAAGCGGAACATACCTTAAAAGCGGAAGTTGCAGGCAATTTTCCGGGAAGTCCGGCGATCCTTACCTATTATTATGAATTTGAAGACGGATTGATCCGGTCTTTGAAAATCGTATAATCCATTAAGCATAACTATTTAAATGCAAGGCTGAAGTTTGTACTTCAGCTTTTGTGCTTCTGGTAAAGTTTTGTACCTCCAAACCCTTAATGTTTATCACCATACTCACCGTCGGCGCTGGTGCCTCATACAGCAATCATTATTAATAATACTTTTAACAGGAACAATATTGTAATTTTGTTTAAAATAGACATCATGAAAAAAACCTTTGAATTCCTGAAACAACTTGAGAAAAACAATAATCGCGAATGGTTTGCATCGCACAAAGAAGAATATGAATCAGCAGTCAGAGAAAACAAAGTGCTTTTCAATAAGGTGCATGCTGAACTTCAGAAATACGACAATATAAAAGGAATTCATATTTTCAGGATATACAGAGATGTCCGGTTTTCAAAGGATCAGGTACCGTACAAAACCAATTTCGGAGCCGGGTACTCCCGTGTTAAACCAATGCTGAGAGGCGGATATTATATTCACCTGGAGCCCGGTAACAGCTTTGTAGGCGGCGGATTCTGGGGACCGGATGCCAAAGATCTGCTCCGTATCCGGAAAGAATTTGAAATCAGCACCTCTGAAATTGAAAAAATTACTTCGGACAAAACGTTCATCAGGTATTTTAAAGAAATTCAGGGTGATGCGGTGAAAACAGCACCCAGGGGTTTTGATAAAAACCACCCTTCGATTGAGCTGATCCGGAAAAAGCAATATGTGGTGATGAGAAAATTTACCGATCAGGAAGTTGCATCGGAAGGGTTTCTGAAAGAAGCATTACTCACTTTCCTCGCCATGCGCCCTTTCTTTGACTACATGAGCGGAGTGCTTACTACGGATCTGAACGGGGAATCTTTAATTTAAACTTTATCTGATCCTTCAGGAACTGCTCAGAAAACATTAAAATTTAATCTTTAAAAAAGAATACGTGTTTGTAATTACTTATATTAGAAAACAATAATTATGAAATACTTTATCAGCCTTGTATTACTGTGTTTTTCTATAGCTTTATTTTCACAGCAGCCATATCATCCGAAATATATTGTTCCACAAACCATAGAAATTGATTCTCTTTACCAAACGGAAGATATCAATTTATTTTATTTAAAACCGGTACAGTATATCGGCAATTTTCAAAAAGAA comes from the Chryseobacterium nepalense genome and includes:
- a CDS encoding SDR family oxidoreductase yields the protein MEQQFNFNNELSGKIALVTGGTKGAGKAIAERLLQAGATVIITARNTPEEENGNLHFIAADLSKSEGSQKVVSEVLTTYGRLDILVNNLGSSETPAGGFAVLTDENWESTLQANLLAPVRLDRGFLPQMIGQKSGVIIHIASIQGKLPLYDSTLPYAAAKAGLINYSKSLSNEVTPKGVRVLTVSPGWINTQASVAWLGEIARNANTTVEEAQQGVMDALGGIPYGRPAEPEEVAELVGFLVSPRAAYLTGTNFVIDGGTIPTI
- a CDS encoding HNH endonuclease — its product is MEKKKNLGIELKRLISQKPLENTDYYQLSVYSEENNKFNYTIMTNWCGNDENNPLIEIREPSLIMPDIAIQLFKDVKEPLLVINNKTDLGYFMNLFGGNGLITKKLCELYLSELIKPKKNVKTYYGGYHNIESIPKTKFNRAANPKLRMRILKRDNLRCKVCGASPQNNEHVELHLHHITPHSHCGLTEEKNLITLCHTCHKGLEPHLDYSLYSLIDVGMFSDYTYQDEYIQRIKNNIKLGIERIKKKL
- a CDS encoding four helix bundle protein, which encodes MSEGSGRNSDKEFANFINIALGSSNEAENQLILAKDLDYIEENDYQNLLSGLTTLKKKLATLWNRLNGN
- a CDS encoding helix-turn-helix transcriptional regulator, which produces MQLQEVSHNLQETKCSVRRLQTPLFYTSGDLRKSCATCGKPPEDYGSLTQVVGNQRRCTKVSRKLIEKLENGKVNPTLYTLLELANALEISLGELVDLK
- a CDS encoding nuclear transport factor 2 family protein is translated as MNLPNAVTELVKAQNNFDSAAYANCFTETAVVFDEGKTHNGRTEIKDWIDKANKEYQATMKPLDYSEAEHTLKAEVAGNFPGSPAILTYYYEFEDGLIRSLKIV
- a CDS encoding winged helix-turn-helix transcriptional regulator; protein product: MYERKILPNLNCGLDLIGEVLYGKWKIRLLWFIHQGHLRPSELQRKIPDATRRVLNIQLKELEDHELITKKIYPVVPPKVEYSLTDFGKTLIPVIAALGNWGDTHEEHLRTVILKRLNGENE
- a CDS encoding DUF2461 domain-containing protein, which translates into the protein MKKTFEFLKQLEKNNNREWFASHKEEYESAVRENKVLFNKVHAELQKYDNIKGIHIFRIYRDVRFSKDQVPYKTNFGAGYSRVKPMLRGGYYIHLEPGNSFVGGGFWGPDAKDLLRIRKEFEISTSEIEKITSDKTFIRYFKEIQGDAVKTAPRGFDKNHPSIELIRKKQYVVMRKFTDQEVASEGFLKEALLTFLAMRPFFDYMSGVLTTDLNGESLI
- the groL gene encoding chaperonin GroEL (60 kDa chaperone family; promotes refolding of misfolded polypeptides especially under stressful conditions; forms two stacked rings of heptamers to form a barrel-shaped 14mer; ends can be capped by GroES; misfolded proteins enter the barrel where they are refolded when GroES binds), giving the protein MAKEIKFDIESRDALKRGVDALANAVKVTLGPKGRNVVIEKSFGAPHVTKDGVSVAKEIELEDKVENMGAQMVKEVASKTNDIAGDGTTTATVLAQAIVREGLKNVAAGANPMDLKRGIDKAVTAVVENLKSQSKTVGDSTEMVKQVASVSANNDETIGALIAEAFGKVGKEGVITVEEAKGIDTTVDVVEGMQFDRGYQSPYFVTNPEKMLAELENPYILLVEKKISSMKELLPVLEPIAQGGKSLLIISEEVEGEALATLVVNKLRGSLKIAAVKAPGFGDRRKAMLEDIAILTGGQVISEEQGFTMENISLDMLGTAEKVSIDKDNTTIVNGGGEDSKIKGRVNQIKAQMETTTSDYDREKLQERLAKLAGGVAVLYVGAASEVEMKEKKDRVDDALHATRAAVEEGIVAGGGVALVRAIAALENLTGINSDESTGIKIVKRAIEEPLRQIVANAGGEGSVIVAKVAEGQGDFGYNAKTDEYVNMLEAGIIDPTKVTRVALENAASVSGMLLTTECVITEVKKDEPAMPMGGGMPGMM
- a CDS encoding co-chaperone GroES — protein: MSVNFKPLADRVLIEPIAAETKTASGIIIPDTAKEKPQEGTVVAVGPGKKDEPTTVKVGDKVLYGKYSGSELKLEGKDYLIVKEGDLLGIIG